In one Dreissena polymorpha isolate Duluth1 chromosome 7, UMN_Dpol_1.0, whole genome shotgun sequence genomic region, the following are encoded:
- the LOC127836844 gene encoding uncharacterized protein LOC127836844: MQPQLSFRQANCSSFIMNAKWISIALVCLATLLRNEAMGKLTGGFEWNNRQCTWTEGFVGKKSLNRLLIIQCKATPNLHSIFCQYKGNPHSCAWYNQNHQADFYRCLANVLSGDTQNLCNPNTVVCDRCPDVVFEQY; the protein is encoded by the exons ATGCAGCCTCAATTGTCTTTCCGACAGGCCAACTGCAGTTCA TTCATAATGAATGCCAAATGGATTTCGATCGCACTTGTGTGCTTAGCAACACTACTGAGGAATGAGGCCATGGGGAAATTGACAGGAGGGTTTGAATGGAATAATCGTCAGTGTACGTGGACAGAAGGATTTGTTGGAAAAAAGTCCCTAAACAG GCTGCTTATTATTCAATGCAAGGCGACACCAAACTTACACAGCATATTTTGCCAGTACAAAGGCAATCCACACTCTTGTGCATGGTACAACCAAAACCACCAGGCAGATTTCTACCGATGCCTAGCGAATGTACTGAGCG GAGACACACAAAATTTGTGTAATCCCAACACAGTCGTGTGCGACAGGTGCCCAGACGTGGTATTCGAGCAGTATTGA